GCCGATGTAACTTAATACTGGAACGAATTGCTCGGTAGTTACATAACCCGGTAAAGGAGCTATGCGTTCATGATTACTTTCCAAAAACCAGGTAGTGGGATAACCAGTAACCTGATATAATTTAGCCAAATCTCTTTCGGTAATCTCTTTTCCATTTTCAATTACCTTATTATCCGACTCAGCATTTACCTTTACTACCACAAAATTATTATTTAAGAATTTTTTTACTTCTTCCTTGGAATAAGTTTCCTTATCCATTTTTTTA
The genomic region above belongs to Candidatus Atribacteria bacterium and contains:
- a CDS encoding DUF255 domain-containing protein translates to VIIFFFGLKSCFKVEQQKTEAVELSQPSVLNWLSYNEGLALAEKENKYILIDFYTDWCGYCKKMDKETYSKEEVKKFLNNNFVVVKVNAESDNKVIENGKEITERDLAKLYQVTGYPTTWFLESNHERIAPLPGYVTTEQFVPVLSYIGEGWYKSMSFKEYSEKI